The proteins below come from a single Eucalyptus grandis isolate ANBG69807.140 chromosome 3, ASM1654582v1, whole genome shotgun sequence genomic window:
- the LOC104438203 gene encoding profilin-2, which produces MSWQTYVDDHLMCDIDGQGQHLSAAAIVGHDGSVWAQSSTFPQFKAPEIAGILKDFEEPGHLAPTGLFLGGTKYLVIQGEPGVVIRGKKGSGGITIKKTGQALVFGVYEEPVTPGQCNMVVERLGDYLIDQGL; this is translated from the exons ATGTCGTGGCAGACCTACGTCGACGATCACCTCATGTGCGACATCGACGGCCAGGGGCAGCAcctctccgccgccgccatcgtCGGCCACGACGGCAGCGTCTGGGCTCAGAGCTCCACTTTCCCACAG TTCAAGGCTCCAGAAATTGCTGGCATTCTGAAAGATTTTGAGGAACCGGGTCATCTCGCCCCGACAGGTTTGTTTCTTGGCGGCACCAAGTACCTGGTTATTCAGGGGGAGCCTGGCGTCGTCATCCGCGGAAAGAAG GGATCTGGAGGCATTACGATCAAGAAAACCGGGCAAGCTCTAGTTTTCGGAGTCTACGAGGAACCCGTGACTCCAGGACAGTGCAACATGGTTGTCGAGAGGCTCGGAGATTACCTGATCGATCAGGGCCTGTAG